Genomic segment of Lepidochelys kempii isolate rLepKem1 chromosome 23, rLepKem1.hap2, whole genome shotgun sequence:
GCAGGGGAGCCAAGGGCTGCATGATCAGCAGAGAGCGAGCTCTCCTGGGGGATGCGGGGGCTCCCTCCAGGGCTACCCCCTGTATGTACTTTGTTGGATAGAGGATGTCAGTCCCACGGCTGGCAGGCCTGCTAATGCTAAAGTCCTACTCAAATGGCAGCTGGTCACAGGTGATCTGCACTGCACGGGGACTTTGGGGGAATATTTCTGCCAgttctgatccaaagtccagcaCTGAAATGTACTTAGCAACTCTGGTTTTGTAGTTGCCTCATTATTAGCTGGGTCCTGTATGAAAGGAATATGGTGGAAAAACAGGGCCACAGAAATAAACCCAACCGTGTTCTTAAATCACTGCATAAAGGCCTCTGGGCAGAAGTGGTGACCAGGGAACCTTCTGGGTCATGTAATGATCTCCCAAAAGCTCTTTGGATGGAACAGGGAGCTCAGACTAGTTCGTGGGAAGACCGGCTGGAACAGAGCAAATGGCCTCACGGATAGCTGAATTGGCAcacccagagcagctggcagcCCTGCCCCAGTTCTGGGGATGAAGCAGTGGAGGGAGCTTTGGAGTGAGGTCTCCTTGTGGAGACTTCAGTTAGTTCTACCAGATCCACTCCTGAGCAGTGCGGTGTGGTCACCAGTGACGCTACAGCCCAGGAGAGGAACCAAGTGCAGCATGGGATGCAGTGTCCGTAGTGTTCTTTGATGggtctctttctctttccccaaACTGTTCATCTGCAGTGGATCTgccagtcactgaggccaagcaGCTGCCTTCTCTGCAGGCCTTCTGGAGAGCAGAGAGTGCATCACAGCTGCTCTAGGGTACTCAACTCTGGCCACAAAGTGTGACTGGTGGGGCTGCAGAGCTGTCTGCCTTAATCCGTCCCTAAATATTGACTCCTCTGCCCCGAGCCTCTGGAAGCAAAACGCTTTATCCAGCAGGGTCCCCGGAGTGCGGGAGCTGATGGGGTAAAGCTGGAGTTAGCAGAGTCTGATCTCTTCTCCCCTTTGGCTTTTCCCCAGCTTTATGCGATCCAGCGGACGAGAGCCTGGTGGGCCCGGTGAAGCGACGACGAGTTACAGCGGAGATGGAAGGGAAGTACATCATCAACATGCCAAAAGGTACCACGCCCAGGACTAAGAAAATCCTGGAACAGCAGGCAGCAAAAGGTACCACTGGTATGTTCTTAGCCCcttggcaaagtgtgtgtctgtgCCTTCCCCAGATCCATTTGGCACATGGACGAACCCCGCATCAAGAGAGACCAGGTGGAGGAgctcatatcttttattggaccaacttctggtggtgagagagaccagctttccagTCACACAGAGCCCTCCATCAGGGCTGGGAAGGAACTCCCAGCAAAGTGCAAGGCGGAACAGAGTTTAGCACAGTCAGTCTTACGATCTGTGCTAGcgacttatgctaaacaatctgttccaccctgTAGTTAGTTGTGACGCTCCAGGTACgcttcccagccctgaagaagagctctgtgcttgtctctcaccagcagaagttggtccagcaaaagctattacctcactcCCCTTGTCTCTGCTGTCTGACATGGGTACAGCTGCACTGCCTGCCCCCTGATGTCTTACAGTGAATGTGGCTGCTGGTGATTAGCAGAGACCTAGTACTTAAGACACGCTTGTAAAATAGAAGGTGAACGGTACTTCCACGCCCGCTCAACGAGGTCGTGTGACGGGGAAGGGGGGCGAGCCACGTCGAACCAGCCCTGTGAGACTGACAAACTAGGGGTCACACACATGAGGCCTGATCTAGACATGGAGTTGGTACTAGTGGGTGTGATATCATTAACAGTGTGGTTATACTGGTACAGCCCCTAGTGTGGAAGCATTTATGGGTACCGAGGTGCCTTGTACTGGCACAGCTTATTCCTCTCCCCATGTGGAAATAGCTGTACTGGGGTAAAGCATCTGGGCACTGCGTCCACATGAGGGGTTGTGGACATTCAGTTAGGCTGCTATAGTTGAAGGGGGACAACTTTTTAGCCTAGACAAGGCCTTCGTGTATGTGGGACTTTCAAGGGAGGCCTGAAAGCCAAGGTCCTGTTGAGAGTCATGCGGAGAGCCCGAGAGCACCTGGCTGGTTTCTGTGAGAGTCCTGGCCAAGTGCTCCTTTCCCGCAATGTCGAGCAGCATGTTGTACCCTGGCCGCTgtgctccactccagaggtggctgcatgttaGGAGTGCTGTGCGCACACGAAGTCTTTGCAGCTCTTTGTGAGCCTTTGGAAGGAAGAGTGGGAGAGGCATGTCAAATATTCTCCTTCGGATGTCGGTGTGGGTACCGTCTGCAGTGGGGTTTGCAGCATTTGCTGCCAACGGGCCGGGGGGCGTATTTATAGAGGCAAGGTGGCCATTTCCTGCTGAACTTGGCTCACATCTGATGTGATGCCCCTTGTGGGTTTCCTAAAACCTTCCCCAGTTTCCTTCTTGTGGAAGCCTGAAAGCCCTTCTCTCATCTTTGCTGCTGCCAGGTGTGCCCAGGACATCTGTGTTTGACCGGCTGGGAGCTGAGATGAAGGCAGACACAACCACTGGGAATAAGGTGAGAGGGAAGGGTGTTTCCATGGTGGTGGAACCTGACTAGCTTGTGAGAGAGCACAGGGGCTGCGAGCGCCCTGCGTCCTGGCCAGAAGTCCCTTGCTGTGCTCTGTGTTCCATTGAAATCCAGGGCATGGCTCACCGTGAGGGTGGGACAGTCTGGCTCCTGGTGTCATAACCAGGCGTGTATGCTTTGCACGCACAGGGCAGAAATGCTGTTGGTGGGGGGGTCTCGgagctccttctcctccagctcgGTGTTACCGCTCTGTGGCCCATCGCTGGTGTACTTGGGCTCCCAACCTGAGCGTTCCTGTTCTCACAGCCGCCTTCATTGCCTTCACGTCGATTCATTCAGGATCCGCAGCCACAGTTGAAAGGCTGAGAAGGGGTCAGGTCATTTCTGCTACAGCTGGCGTTCGTTAAATCAGAGAGAGCAAACCCTCCGCTCCCTGGCCGTTTGCGGCCTCTGTGAAAAGATTCAGGTCTGGGATCCATTCCTAGTGGACAGGTGCTCGTGTCACAGAAATAACCACGATACTTAGCGGCCTTGTTGGCCGCCTTAACCAAGAGAGGGTGTTAAATGATCCACGGAAACGAAGGTCCCCTCTGGGCCATGGTGTGcatgtcgggggaggggggaagcacgTGCCCTGATGCTTCTCTGCCTGTTCTGGAGGTGAAGGACTTGGGTCTCTATGGTTGACACGTAACACCTGTCACTGTTAGCACATTCACATCAAAACCTGAGGCGCACCTGAAACAGAGAGGTGGTGCTGGACTGGGATTGAGGAATCCTGcgatctgttcccagctctgccaccaacctctgggtgaccttgggctagtcatgcccccctgttcctcagtttccccagctctgctatgGGCTAGATACTGATCTCGTGTTGAGATCTAGAGACAGAAATTTCTACCTCAGAGCAAGGTGGTCGTGTGATTATTAACCCTCCAGAATTGTATGGCTCTCTCCAATGAACATGAAGTGGAAGAATATTTTACCGACCATGCTCCGTTTTAGGAGAAGAATAATCCCTTGCTCTGATCTAGCACTTTTTGTCAGTGCATCTTGGAGCACATTGCAAAAGAGGGCTATATAATTTCTCccatttggggaaactgaggcatggtgcGGAAAGGGGACTttccccaggtcacccagcaggcagatagcggagctgggaacagaacctgtGTCCCAGTCCAGTTCTCAGTCCACTAGGCCAAACTGCCTTCccatttttattccttttgcgCATGTGTGACTAATGCCTGGGATGCATTGCAGCCTACAGGGGTCTTCAGCCGACTGGGGGACACACTGGAGGCAGaggaggataaagtcacagagagCGACGATGACTGCTCCGTCCTGCAGTATGCTGGGGTCCTGAAGAAGCTCTCCAAGCCTTTACGCAAGGAAAGTGCCAAACCAGGAGTAACCATCAAAGCAAAAGCCACGAGCTCGGAGGCAAAACCAGCTGTGACGACCATTCGGCgacttggcaacaagagcactaGCCTGGCGGCGAAGGAAAAGAAGCCGGAATCAGCGTCCAAAGTCAGTGTCGTACAGAGACTGGGCAAGCCCGCCCTGCCCACTGAGGCCCAGGACAGCAGCGTCACCAGCACGAAGAACAAAGCTGAGCCGCAATTCAGGGTCACTCTAAAGAGGACTTTGGGTAGTGCTAAGGTAAGCAGCACCAGTGAAATCTATAGCGCTCAGATGGACAATACAGGGACTGTTAGTGTCTTTAAAAGACTGGGCAAGAAGGCAAACTGACCCGTGAAAAGCGCCTGGAAGGTTTGGTTCTGTGGCCGCTAGCGTCCGAACCACTTTGTCCTTCGTCTGCATTGTTACCACTCTCTTGACGTGCGTGAAACCCTCTGTGGGGGATTCCCCGAGACCCGTCTCTGTCTCCTTCGGCAGGATCGGGGCGCCTGGCCCACACCCAACTTGGCTTGAGTGGAGTGTGCGTTTGCTCTGATCCTGGCTCATTCCTTACCATTAAACTCAAAGGGTGCGAGctgctgtgtgaaatgagttgggatTCTTGCATGGTGGGTGCCTACGTCAAAACAGAACCATCACAATTGGTGTCAGTTGTGAGCCCCCTTGTCTGGAGGCCTCAGCAGAGACGACCAGGCgagaatgggccatggagactacGCCCCTACTCCCTCAGTGGGTCTGCGGCACGGCGGAAGCCTGGGCTCTGGATAACGGAGGGTTTTCTTCTCCCAGGCTGTTGTCCGAGCACCTTTCACCAGCGCTAAAGTTCACTGAAAGCttttttctattctttttttcTATCTTTTTCCCTCTGCAGGTTCTTGCCTGTATCTAGGAAGTAGCATCTCGAGGTCTCCGTACAGAGATAATATGGAGTGGGGACACTGTGCTGGAACTCTTGAGTCTAAGAGGGTTTCCTAGCAACCTATAAAACCAAACGTAAGGGCTCCAGGACACTGCGCAGACGTTTGTTTGAATGTTGTCAGTCCAAGAGTATTAATCTAAGAACCACGGGAGATGTCTCTTCTCCTTCCGTCCTCACGCCTGCTCTTGTGCGAACATTTCTTAGTACCTTTGCTAGCTTCGCTGCACCTGCCTCTTCCCAGTACAGCCTTGCACTTGTGTTCCAGGCATGGGTTTCCACCCGGCTCTGTGCAGACATTGCACTCTGAGAGGTGTGGCATGGGTTCTAACAGGTCCGTGGGCAGCTCCAGTGTCTGCCAGGAGCATGCTACGCGTATGCGTGGCCTGGATGTGTTTGGTCAGTTcaagaaataatattttgtttgcgggggagggggagagagtttGTTCAGACTTCAGTGGCCAGTTGCCCTAAACTGTAAAGGCTGTCCAATTCTGCACAGGGCCAGCTTTCTCTTCGGATTTCCCAGGTCAGATCGATCGGCCTCATCCCCAGAGGCTAGATACTGGCGTTGCTTTCCCGGAGGCAGCAGAGCTGCCCTCTCCTGAAGGGATTTCAGCACCCTCGTGCTGAGTGGCTTGGTTTTGAGTAGGCCGGAGACTCAGCAGTGAAGTAATTTTGCACATGTGCAAATACAAAGGCAGATGTCTGGCTTTGGTTACGTCTCAGCTTCTCTGTCCCCAGGGAAGGCAACAGGCCTTGCTCCCCTTCCTAAAAGGCAGGACTCCTGTACATTATTTTCTGTAGGGAGACTAGACGGTTATGCTGCTGTGTCCAGCCTGGGACAGGAGCCAGGGTCGCTACCATGCTGTGTGGTGGACCCCACGCAAAGCCCCATTCCGAGTGGACACGTGCCTGTATCGAAGAGCCACGGGTGCAGTTGGTGCTGTCACTCCTGGGGGAAAGGCCGAGGACCGAGTCCTCTCTCCCATCTCGGTCAGAACGTAGCATATGACGGGCAGCTTGTCCTGTTCCGTGAAGAGAGGGTAGTCACAGGGCTGTGGGCCAGCTAGTTCCAATGGCAGTTTgtgctcccctcttcccctccctaaaGGGGGTTACTCCTCCCTAGTAGGTACTGGGGGAGCGGGGAAGAGGTTAATGCCCGTCAGGCTAGCTGGGCAGCTGTCTGGAGTTCACAGACAAAGCTTGGCAGTGTCCCGAGAGAGGTTCCCTGGCTCTGTACCTGCTGGAACACCAGACTACGGTGGTCACATGCAGCCCACAGACCTGGAGCATGGCGTGCAGCCGCACCCTCCCTTGGTGAGTGCTGCAGGATATTCGGGTAAAGAGCACTAGGTTAGCGCTAAGTGAGTTATCTTACTAAAGAGAGTGTAACCTGCCAGATAGGCCCCAGCTGGCAACGCTCCATCTTGGCATAGCCGGATATGCTGGGAGCATCTGTGGGACATGGCGCCGGAGCAAAGATGAGTGGCTGCCGTTGGCTTCCTTACCAACTGATTAAGTGTGGTTGTCACTGTAGACCACCTCTGCCCTAACACCAATGCTGCGTTAGCCTGCCATGTCGTCGTGCGGTGTCAGGTCTCTCTCTGTTGATACTGCAGCTGAGGCGCTGGACTGAAGGACTGACTGTTAATCCAAACAACGATTCCTCCGTCTTTTATCTACTGTTCTTTATTAAGCCAAACAGGCGGTTTAATGTCTCTGGATATAGGCCTCCTCCTGAAGGAGATCCTGTCGCCTTTTTTGCTGTGGGTTTACTGCATCCCTTTAGCTTTTCTATTTTATAATCTGGTTTTCAGTGGTTGCCTGTATTGGTCTTCCTGTTTGTTCTGAAGTGCTAACTTTTCTTGTGAAACGCCCACTTTGCAGGCTCCTTAGGCTTTATAACGGGGTTAAAACAGGAGTGTTCAGCTGTGCGATGGAGATGAGGAGGAGAATCTTTGCTGCAGGGTGTTTCTGAAGGGAGGGGATGGGGTTATTGGATCCAAGAAAGGgaagtttggtttttttcccccccaaagacAAAATAGGAAAGATGGCATAACCCATTACTGAGCATTTTCGTTGTGCCTGCAAAAGGAGGGGTAAGTGTTCTGAATGTTTTTACACTGTTGGAggcaaaacactttttttaaggAGGAGAATGAAATCTGCACCCAGGCTACATTGTGTAGTCAGCGGCCAGGAGGCAGTAGAGATTTGTGTAATGCACTCAAGGCACGTGCCAGGATTCTTCAAGGATTCAACGTGCTGTTGCAATAAAGCATAAAAAAGACATACTCCTCTCATCCCTCCTTGGGCTTTAATGGATCTCTGCTGCTCAGAAATCCCTTTGGTTGCTTTTAAAGCAGAAGTCATGGTCTGGGGTGGCCTTGCAGATAGGGATAGTGCTATCGACTTACTGAGCACCTTCAGAGCCTCCGTGTGAAAAGGGCTGCACAATGGTGGACGTTATCCCCCTCTTGCAGATAAACTGCTAGTCAGAGTGCAGCGGTGGCCTGCCCAAGGAAGGGTCATGGCAAATCCGGGGGCAAGGACCCGGAGTCCTCGTCCCAGTTTGAGATGTCCGACTCTGGCTCCTAGAGACTAAACCACCCCCTTCTGCCCAGGGTGCTCAAAGCGTTTTACCCCTAGCAGTTTTGAAGGGAGTTTGTGCTTGTATTGAATATCTGCGGTAGCAGGTACCCCGTTTTTCCATTGACTCTGTTCCCTGGGGCAAAACTACCACGGTGCTGCCCAACAGCGTCTGTGAGACACTGTTGTTTTGCTAGTCTCTCCTCTGTTGCCTGGCAAAAGAAAATCCGAGGGTTTTAATTAACACTTGtcttcctgctcctgctcttCACCAGATCCCAGGGCCAGAAGGGAGCTTTCTGATCGGCTAGTCTGACCTGTCTAACCCACCTGCCCTCACTGCTGTTGCTTCATCCTTCCCGCCCTGTGCTTCCTTCGCTCAGCAAGCTCTTTACTGAGGATGCTGCTGAGTTCtgcccccctctttccccccgTGGGGATACTGCCATCTCTGCTTCCTGTGCCAAGGGGTAGCGTAGCAGCGCTGGtaagcagctgctgtgttcccccctgccctggggtgggggtgaggaggggatgtATGGAATATATACACTGTAAAGTGTGTAGGATGCAACCCAAGAATTGTGATGTGTGTTGCAAATACACTCTAGCAAACGCTCCTAGGCTGGACCCCTAGGCTGATTTCACTGCTAAATCCGCTTTCTAGGTGTCTGCACAGCCAGGGGAGGTTAGCACACCCCCAGGAGTCCTGCAGGCACCAGGCTGAGCTGGGCTCAGCCCTGCTGCAGGGTGGATGTGTGTCTGAGGGCGTGGGGCTAGTGCCTGGTGGGGGCTAGGCTGTGGGGTtctcctggggagggggtggatggagatcaggccctgccctgccccccccccccaggactcagGGTTCTGCTggcagctgggggggtgggggggatcaggccctgccccccccaggactcagggttctgctggggggggggatcaggccctgcccccccccaggactcagGGTTCTGCTggcagctgggggggtgggggggatcaggccctgccccccccaggactcagGGTTCTGCTGGGGGGGGgatcaggccctgcccccccccaggactcagGGTTCTGCTGGGGGGGGgatcaggccctgccccccccccaggactcagGGTTCTGCTggcagctgggggggtgggggggatcaggccctgccccccccaggactcagGGTTCTGCTGGGGGGGGgatcaggccctgccccccccccaggactcagGGTTCTgctggcagctgggggggggatcagccccccccccggaccccgggGTTCCTGTTTCTACCCTAAGCCTAACCCCGCACTGTTTGCGTCTCCAAAATCAATTATGCTCTATGGAAATCTATGCAAATCTATGCAGCGGCCAGAGGGCGGGGCTCTCAGGGCGCCCCGCCCACCAGCGGTTGCAAAGCGCTGCCAGCGTGCGGACGTGGTAGACTGAGAGGCGGGGGGCATGCGCACTGGGCTCCAGTGCGGCGCAGGCGCAGTCAGGCGCCGCCTGCCGATGCCGCTTGGCCGCATGCGCAGCGCGCCCTGTCCCGCCGTTTCTGCGCAGTGCGGCCCCTGGGCGGGCCCCGTCCCGACCCCCGCTTCCGGTGTATTGGAACCCGGGGGGCGGGGTTTCCGGGAGCGCGGGTGCTGCGGGGCCTGACGCGGCGGTGGAGCTGGGCCCCGCGGGGAGGGAGGCGGCACCGGGATGAGCAGCAGCCGCCGAGGGAGCGCGGGGCGCCCGTGACAGGTGGGGAGGCGGCCCCCCCCCGAGCGATCCCCCGCGATGGTACCGCCCGGGCCCCCAGCTTGCCCCCCCCCCGCGATGGTACCGTCCGGGCCCCCCTGCCCGCACCCGCGCGATAGTACCGCCCGGGCCCCCCGCCTTCCTTCCCCCGCCACGGTTCCGCCCGGGCCTCCTCCCGCGATGGTACCGCcctggcccccccgcccccccgtggTACTGCCCAAGCCCCCTGCCGGCTCTCCGCCACGGTACCGCCTTGGCGCCCCCTCCCCGCGATGGAACCGCcctggcccccccgcccccccgtggTACTGCCCAAGCCCCTTGCCGGCTCTCCGCCACGGTACCGCCTTGGCGCCCCCTCCCCGCGATGGTACCGCCCGGGCCCCtgtcctcaccccccccccgccatggtACCTGCAGGGAGCCCCCCCCGTTCCCCTTCTCCCTGATGGAACCGGCCCGAACccccgggccgggcggggggggctctccccgggggcgtgggggggcccggcctggggggggggtctgtccccaggggggcccggcctggggggggggtctgtcccCAGGGGGACGAGCTGGGGGGggcccgggctgggggggggggtctgtcccCAGGGGGGCCTGGGCTGGGTCTATCCCCaggggggcctgggctggggggggtctgtCCCCAGGGGGACGGGCTGGGAGGGGGTCTGTCCCCAGGGGGGCCTGGGCTGGGTCTATCCCCaggggggcctgggctggggggggtctgtCCCCAGGGGGACGGGCTGGGAGGGGGTCTGTCCCCAGGGGGACCGGCTGGGAGGGGGgcccgggctggggggggtctgTCCCCaggggggcctgggctggggggggtctgtCCCCATGGGGACGAGCTGGGGGGGGTCTGTCCCCATGGGGACGGGCTGGGGGGGgcccgggctggggggggtctgtccccggggggcccaggctgggatggggggccCGGGCTGGGGGGGTCTGTCCCCAGGGGgatgggctggaggggggggtctGTCCCCGGGGGGCCCGGGCTGGGGGGGAGTCTGTCCCCGGGGGTACCGGCTGGGAGgtgggcctgggctggggggcggtCTCCCTTGAAAGTTCAGCAGGGACCCTGGCTTGGGGTTTCTCTCTCCAGGGGGAGGAACTGGGGGAGGCAGCTCTGGAAGGTGATTCTGCTCTCCGGCCACCCGCCCCCCTGCGCCGTCACCCTTCTCCAGCGCAAGCTTCTGCCTGTCCGGCTGCTCTCGGTGGCACCTTCCTATTCAAAGGCCACCGGGCACCCCTTCCTCTTGTGCGGCTCCACGCCCTGCTAGGTTCGGGGCTGGAGTGTCTGTGACACCGGtaccctcctgccccagtcccaGGCACCTGCCTCCCCTGAtcgcctttgaaaatctcagtggtTGGTACAAAGTgtgggggccctggggaagggcaTATCCTGTTAGGAATGTGTGTTACGAACCTGTCCTTAGCGCTTTCACCCTTGTGCTTTACGGGACAATGCTGAGACCCAAAACGGTGTCGTCTCCTCCTGGAGAATCCCTGTGTAACTTGTGCCTCCAAAACACCGAGAATGTCTTGCTGTTTGTCACTAAGACTTCTTTGAAAGCATCTGCTCCTTGCCATTTTATCCACAGGACAGGATGTAGGACGTCGTAGAGATGCAAATCTTTGAAACTAGTGTTTGGCTTCTGTTTTTCATTGCCACTTGGAAACCATAAACACTTAAAAATACACCCAAACTGTGCAAGTTGTAGGGCTGTATTTTTATCTCTGCATGCCAGTGACAGGGCTGAAAACCACTTGCTCTTCACTCTTGTGGATTCTTACTTGTCATCAGAATCCCTCGATAGCAGTATGGTTTGCTGTCAATATGGGAAAGCTGGGTAATAAACAAGGCAATATACTAAAAATAACTCAGAATAGCATTCGGGGCTTTGAAAACAGGTTTGTCTGCTTGCTTGCTGGTAAGTTAGAATTGGCAAGTGGGCAGTTGATGTTCTCCTTGTTGTTTCCATCTTCCGTTGTGCTTTGGGCAGCAGGTGCAATCTTGCTCTGCGTTGTACATAAGGTTGTATTAGAAATCCCAGCTTGTGTTGGCATTGAAAAATATAGAAAAGCAGATTTCCATAGGCCTTAAAATACAAGGGAGGTTAAGTTAATACTGAGCTTTTAATCTTAGCTTCCTGGAACTCGATTGCTTGGATTTCCCACTCTAGAAATGTTTTAATGCTATCACTTTTGTAGGCAATATGATTTGATTATAGTTGAGGTCAGAGCTCCATCCTGCTGGACAGACCCTGCCTCAAACAGCGGAGATGCTAAGACAAGATAGACCCAGGGTGCAAGTGGCGGCTGAGGCCCAGAATGGCGAAATAACTTCTCAGCTGAAGTtgcagcagggcagtggcagatctgggaacGGGAGCAAGGTTCTCTGACTGCTGGTCCAGCGCCGCCACCAATGGACTGCACTGCCTCAAAGATTAACTGTGTCCATCTGTCTGCTCTAAggcaatgacttcagtgggacgcTTTTGAGCAAAACGCTCTTTTGTCAGTGTTTGCAGGGTGGTTAAAAACACCGCTCTCCAGATAATTATCCAGCCTTCGGCTTTGCTGGCTGGAGTTGTAAGGGGGTAAGGAGGTGCAGTGCAATCTTGCAGAGAAGAGTAGAGGCGAATTTCAGGTGAAGGGGCTGTTCGTGTGGGGAAGAGGCTCTCCTTTGCCAGATGCAGTGTCTGCCCCAAACTTAGTCAAGGCTCAGTTGTAAGCAATTACGGTTGTTTGCTTTTCATTCAAGACTGTCCCCTTCCAGTAGGAGCTGAGCATGTAACCAGAGCTGGCCTGGTGAGAAACGGGCAATCAGGGCTTCCTGACGGAATGTACGAGGGGATTCTCAGTTTTCCACTGGAACAGGTAAAACTGTTGAAATCTGTACAGCTTCTTCATGGTCATTTTACTAAGGCTCACCTCCCCGCGCTCCTCCTGAAGCATGGGGTAGCATGACAGCTGTCCGGGAAATGAGTCTGGTCTAATAGAACAGGGAATGGAAGTCAGAACTCCCGGGTTCTGTCCCCACTCTGGGAGGCGAGTGGTGTCTAATTGTtaaagcaggggggctgggagccaggactcctgggttctatccccaggccTGGGAGAGGAATGACGTCTAATGGTTAGATGGTGAAGTCTAaaggccaggactcctgggttctatttccagctctgccactgatttgatttgcccaaggtcacatggctTGTCCCATCTTAATTTTACCATCGGGGGTTAACATCTGCCTCCCAAGGAGAGGTGCCTGGATTGCTTAATGTGTGGAAAGCTGTGAGATTGTTTGACACAAGGGCTGTAGAAAGGCCATGTGCTGTGATTACTTATTACCATTAACTAGCGGATACCTGGGAACCTGCTGAGAAGCCCTGTATCTTGCGCGGAGCACTGAGCC
This window contains:
- the LOC140902128 gene encoding uncharacterized protein C19orf47 isoform X6, whose translation is MLLHCRLFTNVIARPRRGLSGFPTMVSVTMATSEWIQFFKEAGIPPGPAVNYAVMFVDNRIQKNMLLDLNKEIMNELGITVVGDIIAILKHAKVVYRQEMCKAATESVSSNQPSAQSERRRSTTSAATRMIANSLSRDSPPATPVRRPDTSTSKISVTVSNKMAVKNAKAALCDPADESLVGPVKRRRVTAEMEGKYIINMPKGTTPRTKKILEQQAAKGVPRTSVFDRLGAEMKADTTTGNKPTGVFSRLGDTLEAEEDKVTESDDDCSVLQYAGVLKKLSKPLRKESAKPGVTIKAKATSSEAKPAVTTIRRLGNKSTSLAAKEKKPESASKVSVVQRLGKPALPTEAQDSSVTSTKNKAEPQFRVTLKRTLGSAKVSSTSEIYSAQMDNTGTVSVFKRLGKKAN